Proteins co-encoded in one Malus sylvestris chromosome 7, drMalSylv7.2, whole genome shotgun sequence genomic window:
- the LOC126629865 gene encoding probable RNA-binding protein ARP1, whose translation MIKVGANGYSGKQFGDTTKTKIFVGGLPWETRVGTMRRYFEQFGEILEAVVITDKFTARSKGYGFVTFKDPESAMRACENPNPIIDGRRANCNLAVLGAQKNRPTTPQPQHEVVEGMKKTRSSSIPFINTYFHHYNPQYALIPYSTYGYPIYQQDNNVALMNYNYTGYGGWGQQQHYYPYPGVYYYPCVPVQAQPGHNSPTTSNPRPKLQSLPLALPTTTVTGTYSNFGLYSN comes from the exons ATGATCAAGGTCGGAGCAAACGGTTACAGTGGCAAACAATTTGGTGATACAACCAAAACCAAGATCTTTGTCGGAGGATTGCCGTGGGAGACTCGAGTTGGCACCATGAGACGCTATTTCGAGCAGTTCGGGGAGATCCTGGAAGCCGTTGTCATCACTGACAAGTTCACAGCAAGATCAAAAGGCTATGGTTTT GTAACGTTCAAGGATCCAGAATCAGCTATGAGAGCTTGTGAAAACCCTAATCCTATCATCGATGGAAGGCGAGCTAATTGTAATCTTGCAGTCCTCGGTGCACAGAAGAATCGTCCAACCACTCCTCAGCCTCAACATG AAGTTGTTGAGGGAATGAAGAAAACCAGATCGTCATCCATACCTTTCATCAACACCTATTTCCATCACTACAACCCCCAATATGCATTAATCCCTTATTCGACTTACGG ATATCCAATTTACCAGCAAGACAATAACGTTGCATTAATG AATTATAATTACACCGGATATGGTGGCTGGGGGCAACAGCAACACTACTATCCTTATCCTGGGGTGTACTATTATCCGTGTGTTCCAGTACAAGCACAACCTGGACATAATAGTCCAACAACATCCAATCCCAGACCCAAACTACAGAGCTTACCGCTTGCACTTCCTACAACTACAGTCACAGGTACTTACTCCAACTTTGGTCTCTACTCTAACTAG
- the LOC126629864 gene encoding polyadenylate-binding protein-interacting protein 11-like: protein MAVAENAPNFDNTAVSSDPNAQNDLGNPKPRVDSSVALSAESNVQSNGDDQSVEGKFQEQEKVTTFSVATNNHKAPSGQTPNGFDSNGGVDNHQTEEAKSDGYVIDQRLNGEGDENYNRDMRDLADLLSKLNPMAEEFVPPSLVNNNGGFDFAGGYGYTNGFVMHSNSGNANGLMGRKKKNGYSQGRRKNYYKLNLAQREEMIRRTVYVSDIDQQVTEENLAALFLGCGQVVDCRVCGDPNSILRFAFIEFTDEDGARNALTLSGTMLGYYPVRVLPSKTAIAPVNPTFLPRSEDEREMCSRTIYCTNIDKKVTQADVKLFFESLCGEVQRLRLLGDYQHSTRIAFVEFTVAESAIAALNCSGVVLGSLPIRVSPSKTPVRPRTPRSPSQ from the exons ATGGCGGTTGCTGAGAATGCACCAAATTTCGACAACACAGCAGTGTCGTCGGACCCGAATGCACAGAACGATCTCGGAAACCCAAAACCCAGAGTCGATTCCTCTGTTGCTCTGAGTGCTGAGTCCAATGTACAGTCCAACGGAGACGATCAGAGTGTCGAGGGGAAGTTTCAGGAGCAGGAGAAAGTGACAACTTTCTCAGTCGCCACTAACAATCACAAAGCTCCATCGGGTCAGACCCCAAATGGGTTTGATTCCAATGGGGGGGTCGATAACCATCAGACGGAGGAGGCCAAGTCTGATGGTTATGTGATTGATCAGAGGTTGAATGGCGAAGGCGATGAGAATTACAACCGTGATATGAGAGATTTGGCGGACTTGTTGTCTAAGTTGAATCCCATGGCTGAGGAGTTTGTGCCTCCTTCCCTTGTCAACAACAACGGCGGCTTCGATTTTGCTGGTGGGTATGGATATACTAATGGTTTTGTAATGCACAGTAACTCTGGCAATGCCAATGGACTAATGGGTAGGAAG AAGAAGAATGGTTATAGTCAAGGTCGGCGTAAGAACTATTACAAATTGAATTTGGCTCAGAGGGAGGAGATGATTAGGAGGACTGTGTATGTATCTGACATTGATCAACAG GTTACTGAAGAGAACCTGGCTGCTCTTTTTCTTGGCTGTGGACAG GTTGTGGACTGTCGTGTCTGCGGTGATCCAAATTCGATTCTTCGATTTGCCTTCATTGAGTTCACAGATGAAG ACGGTGCAAGGAATGCTCTAACTCTGTCAGGAACCATGCTTGGCTATTACCCAGTAAGGGTGCTGCCTTCAAAAACTGCAATTGCACCGGTTAACCCAACATTTTTGCCAAGG TCTGAGGATGAGCGTGAGATGTGCTCAAGGACTATTTACTGTACGAATATTGACAAGAAG GTTACTCAAGCTGATGTCAAACTCTTTTTTGAATCACTTTGTGGAGAG GTTCAGCGCCTGAGGCTGCTTGGAGACTATCAGCACTCCACTCGTAttgcttttgttgaatttaCTGTG GCTGAAAGCGCAATTGCAGCTCTTAACTGTAGTGGTGTGGTTTTGGGATCGCTACCGATAAG GGTAAGCCCCTCAAAGACACCAGTTCGACCCCGTACCCCTCGTTCTCCATCGCAGTGA